In Quercus robur chromosome 10, dhQueRobu3.1, whole genome shotgun sequence, a genomic segment contains:
- the LOC126701662 gene encoding uncharacterized protein LOC126701662: MYCMGGLAEYCVVPAHALSILPNSLPYIDSAILGFAVFTAYGAMAHAVEVRPGDSVAVIGIGGVGSSCLQIARAFGASDIIAVDVQDEKLQKAKQFGATHTINAILEDAIEKIKEITGGVGVDIVVEALGKPQTFFQCTQSVRDGGKVVMVGLTQIGAMGEVDINRLVRRKADCGVSGFCTLSRSCLK, from the exons ATGTATTGTATGGGAGGCCTTGCTGAATACTGTGTTGTGCCAGCACATGCCTTGTCTATTTTGCCCAACTCGTTGCCATACATAGACTCTGCAATTCTAGGATTTGCAGTTTTTACTGCTTATGGTGCTATGGCCCACGCAGTTGAGGTGCGTCCTGGGGATTCTGTTGCTGTGATTGGAATTGGAGGTGTTGGTTCAAG TTGTTTGCAGATAGCAAGAGCTTTTGGTGCCTCTGATATTATTGCTGTGGATGTTCAGGATGAGAAACTGCAGAAAGCCAAGCAATTTGGAGCCACTCACACAATAAATGCAATTCTAGAAGATGCTATTGAAAAGATAAAA GAAATAACAGGGGGAGTGGGTGTAGACATTGTTGTGGAAGCCTTGGGAAAACCACAGACATTTTTCCAATGTACACAAAGTGTGAGAGATGGAGGAAAAGTTGTAATGGTTGGACTTACACAAATTGGTGCTATGGGCGAGGTCGATATAAACCGTCTTGTTCGTAGAAAG GCAGATTGTGGAGTTAGTGGATTTTGCACACTCTCAAGGAGTTGTCTTAAATGA